The following are from one region of the Camelus dromedarius isolate mCamDro1 chromosome 16, mCamDro1.pat, whole genome shotgun sequence genome:
- the SERPINF2 gene encoding alpha-2-antiplasmin isoform X1: protein MALLWGLLVLSLSCMRGPCSVFSPVGAMEPLGQQLMSGQTQEKLPPLFLLKLGKQQELGGKTAWKKAPGDCKEAPTPEQTHRLAQAMMAFTTDLFSLVAQNSTRPNLILSPLSVALALSHLALGAQNQTLQRLQQVLHADSGPCLPHLLSRLCQDLGPGAFRLAARMYLQKGFRIKEDFVEQSEQLFGAKPVSLTGRKEDDLANINQWVKEATEGKIEDFLSDLSDGTVLLLLNAIHFQGFWRSKFDPNLTQRDTFHLDEQFTVPVDMMQARSYPLRWFLLEQPEMQVAHFPFKNNMSFVVIVPTHFEWNVSQVLANLSWDILHQPLLRERPTKVQLPRLHLKYQLDLEATLSQLGLQELFQAPDLSGISDESLVVSSVQHQSTLELSEAGVEAAAATSTAMSRMSLSAFSVNRPFLFLILEDTMSLPLFVGSVRNPNPGAQPERKEQQDSPDNRDSFQNEKSFSLEDKPFGPDLKLAPPLEEDYPQPSSPK from the exons ATGGCGCTGCTCTGGGGGCTCCTGGTGCTCAGCTTGTCCTGCATGCGAGGCCCCTGCTCAGTG TTCTCTCCTGTGGGCGCCATGGAACCCTTGGGCCAGCAG TTAATGAGCGGGCAGACCCAGGAGAAACTGCCCCCACTTTTCCTCCTCAAGTTGGGCAAACAG CAGGAGCTGGGGGGCAAGACTGCCTGGAAGAAGGCCCCAGGAGACTGCAAGGAGGCTCCAACCCCGGAGCAGACCCACAGGCTGGCCCAGGCCATGATGGCATTCACGACAGATCTGTTTTCCTTGGTGGCCCAAAACTCCACCAGGCCCAACCTCATCCTATCGCCCCTGAGTGTGGCCCTGGCACTGTCTCACCTGGCACTAG GTGCTCAGAACCAAACGCTGCAGAGGCTGCAGCAGGTGCTGCATGCAGATTCggggccctgcctccctcacctgcTCAGCCGCCTCTGCCAGGACCTGGGTCCTGGGGCATTCCGACTGGCTGCCAGAATGTACCTGCAGAAAG GATTCCGCATCAAAGAGGACTTCGTGGAGCAGTCAGAGCAGCTCTTTGGTGCAAAGCCTGTGAGCCTGACGGGGAGGAAGGAGGATGACCTGGCGAACATCAACCAATGGGTGAAGGAGGCCACAGAGGGGAAGATTGAGGATTTCCTCTCAGACCTGTCAGATGGCACAGTGTTGCTTCTGCTCAACGCCATCCACTTCCAGG GCTTCTGGAGGAGCAAGTTCGACCCAAATCTCACCCAGAGAGATACTTTTCACCTGGACGAGCAGTTCACGGTGCCGGTGGACATGATGCAAGCCCGCTCATACCCACTGCGCTGGTTCCTGCTGGAGCAGCCTGAGATGCAG GTGGCTCATTTCCCCTTTAAGAACAACATGAGCTTTGTGGTCATCGTGCCCACCCACTTCGAGTGGAATGTGTCCCAGGTGCTGGCCAACCTGAGCTGGGACATCCTGCACCAGCCCTTGCTGCGGGAGAGGCCCACCAAGGTCCAGCTGCCTAGGCTGCATCTGAAATACCAGCTGGACCTGGAGGCCACCCTCAGCCAGCTGG GCCTGCAGGAGCTGTTCCAGGCCCCTGACCTGAGTGGGATCTCGGACGAGAGTCTGGTGGTATCTAGTGTGCAGCATCAGTCCACACTGGAGCTCAGTGAGGCTGGCGTGGAGGCAGCCGCGGCAACCAGCACTGCCATGTCCCGCATGTCCCTCTCTGCCTTCAGCGTGAACCgcccctttctcttcctcatcctcGAGGACACCATGAGCCTGCCACTCTTTGTGGGCAGCGTGAGGAACCCCAACCCTGGTGCGCAGCCAGAGCGCAAGGAGCAGCAGGACTCCCCTGACAACAGGGATTCCTTCCAGAATGAGAAATCCTTCTCCCTCGAAGACAAGCCCTTTGGCCCTGACTTGAAACTCGCACCCCCCTTGGAGGAGGATTACCCTCAACCTAGCAGCCCCAAGTGA
- the WDR81 gene encoding WD repeat-containing protein 81 codes for MALGSRGREVALTEGWSPPPSPDMEELLRCVEKDLNIDARQLAPAPGGTHVVALVPARWLASLRERRLPLGPCPRAEGLGEAEVRTLLQRSVQRLPPGWTRVEVHGLRKRRLTYPLGGLPFEEGSCSPETLTRFMQDVAAQNYRNLWRHAYHTYGQPYSHSSAPSAVPALDSVRQALQRVYGCPFLPVGEATQCPSYARDGLCPPRGSPACPSLLRAEALLESPEMLYMVHPYVQFSLHDVVTFSPAKLTNSQAKVLFILFRVLRAMDACHRQGLACGALSLHHIAVDEKLCSELQLDLSAYERPEEDENEETPVVKARAGTEPGEDGEGGPGCSIRQKELRGLVLDWVHGRISNFHYLMQLNRLAGRRQGDPNYHPVLPWVVDFTMPHGRFRDLRKSKFRLNKGDKQLDFTYEMTRQAFVAGGAGGGEPPHVPHHISDVLSDITYYVYKARRTPRSVLCGHVRAQWEPHEYPASMERMQNWTPDECIPEFYTDPSIFCSIHPDMPDLDVPAWCSSSQEFVAAHRALLESHEVSQDLHHWIDLTFGYKLQGKEAVKEKNVCLHLVDAHTHLTSYGVVQLFDQPHPQRLAGAPTLTPEPPLIPRLLLQTIQESTGQEDFSGQLTNGVGRPVLEATPCEAGWARDRPGAGEDDLEQATEALDSISLAGKAGDQLGPSSSSSASSSQAPPGLLSFSGASASRPGRRNKAAGADLGEGEEGKILLPEGFNPVQALEELEKLGNFLTKGLGGRLEVPEQSQVQPPVQLQVLFHRDMQALGVLLAEMVFATRVRTLPPDAPLWVRFEAVRELCSRYPKEVPVSLQPVLDMLLQLNGPEGPVVARRGKLGPLFEYRPVSQGLPPPCPAQLLSPFSSVVPFPPYFPALHKFILLYQARRVEDEAQGRELVFALWQQLGAVLSDITPEGLEILLPFVLSLMSEEHTAVYSAWYLFEPVAKALGPKNANKYLLKPLIGAYESPCRLHGRFYLYTDCFVAQLMVRLGLQAFLIHLLPHVLQVLAGGEASQEESKGLAGAAEDEDSGLLGGRPSSCAFGEEIQMDGEAATSSGLGLLDYTSGVSFHDQADLPETEDFQAGLYVAESPQPQEAEAVSLGRLSDKSSTSETSLGEERAADEGAPVDKSSLRSGDSSQDLKQSEGSEEEEEEEGCVVLEEEEGEGEQDEVPEASELTLSDTVLSMDTVVADGDGAVGEEGEEPLTEQSEGKEQKILLDTTCKMVRWLSAKLGPTVASRHVARNLLRLLTSCYVGPTRQQFTVSSGESPPLSAGNIYQKRPVLGDIVSGPVLSCLLHIAHLYGEPVLTYQYLPYISYLVSPGSTPGPSRLNSRKEAGLLAAVTLAQKIIVYLSDTTLMDILPRISHEVLLPVLSFLTSLVTGFPSGAQARTVLCVKTISLIALICLRIGQEMVQQHLSEPVATFFRVFSQLHELRHQDLKLESVGRSEGQLPEVVFSDGQQRPVDPTLLDELQKVFTLEMAYTIYVPFSCLLGDIIRKIIPNHELVGELAGLYLESISPSSRGPASMEPTVPSTGPEWDPQGGGCPQDDGHSGTFGSVLVGNRIQVPDDSQPESPGPLGPISGVGGGGLGSQSEDNALKRELPRSAHGLSGNWLAYWQYEIGVSQQDAHFHFHQIRLQSFPGHAGAVKCLVPLSSEDFFLSGSKDRTVRLWPLYNSGDGTSETAPRLVYAQHRKSVFFVGQLEAPQCVVSCDGAVHIWDPFTGKTLRTVEPSDSRVPLTAVAVMPAPHTSITMASSDSTLRFVDCRKPGLQHEFRLSSGLNPGLVRSLAVSPSGRSVVAGFSSGFMVLLDTRTGLVLRGWPAHEGDILQIKAVEGSVLVSSSSDHSLTVWKELEQKPTHHYKSASDPIHTFDLYGSEVVTGTVANKIGVCSLLDPPSQATTKLSSENFRGTLTSLALLPTRRHLLLGSDNGVVRLLA; via the exons AtggccctggggagcagggggcggGAAGTCGCTCTTACTGAGGGCTGGTCACCACCTCCAAGCCCCGACATGGAGGAGCTACTCCGGTGCGTGGAGAAGGACCTGAACATCGATGCCCGGCAGCTGGCTCCAGCCCCGGGGGGCACCCACGTGGTGGCCCTAGTGCCCGCGCGCTGGCTAGCCAGCCTCCGCGAGCGTCGGCTTCCCCTGGGACCCTGCCCCCGGGCGGAGGGCCTGGGCGAAGCGGAAGTCAGGACTCTTCTGCAACGCTCCGTGCAGAGGCTGCCTCCCGGCTGGACGCGAGTGGAGGTGCACGGGCTGCGGAAACGGAGGCTGACCTACCCACTGGGCGGCCTGCCTTTCGAGGAGGGGTCCTGCAGCCCAGAGACCCTTACTCGCTTCATGCAGGATGTGGCTGCCCAGAATTATCGCAACCTGTGGCGCCATGCCTATCATACTTATGGGCAGCCCTATAGTCATAGCTCTGCGCCTTCAGCTGTCCCTGCCCTGGACTCAGTAAGGCAAGCTCTGCAGAGGGTCTATGGTTGCCCCTTCCTGCCAGTGGGTGAAGCTACCCAATGCCCATCATATGCAAGAGATGGCCTCTGTCCTCCTCGGGGCAGCCCGGCCTGTCCCAGTCTTCTGAGAGCCGAGGCTTTGCTGGAGTCGCCAGAGATGCTATACATGGTGCACCCTTATGTGCAGTTCTCCCTGCATGATGTGGTCACCTTCAGCCCTGCCAAGTTGACCAACAGCCAAGCCAAGGTGCTCTTCATTCTCTTCCGTGTGCTGAGGGCCATGGATGCCTGTCACCGCCAGGGACTGGCCTGTGGGGCCCTATCTTTGCACCACATTGCTGTGGATGAGAAGCTTTGCAGTGAGCTTCAGCTGGACTTGAGTGCTTACGAGAGGCCTGAGGAGGATGAGAATGAGGAGACCCCTGTAGTGAAGGCCAGGGCAGGCACTGAGCCTGGAGAGGATGGAGAAGGGGGACCCGGGTGTTCCATCCGCCAGAAGGAACTTAGGGGCCTTGTGCTAGACTGGGTCCATGGCCGCATCAGCAACTTCCACTACCTCATGCAGCTGAATCGATTGGCAGGTCGGCGGCAGGGGGATCCTAATTACCACCCAGTGCTGCCCTGGGTGGTGGACTTCACCATGCCCCATGGGCGCTTCCGAGACCTGCGCAAGTCCAAGTTCCGCCTCAACAAGGGGGATAAGCAGCTGGACTTCACTTATGAGATGACACGGCAGGCGTTTGTGGCAGGTGGTGCAGGTGGCGGGGAGCCACCTCATGTTCCTCACCACATCTCCGACGTGCTCTCTGACATCACATACTATGTGTACAAGGCTCGGCGCACACCCCGGTCGGTGCTCTGTGGACACGTGCGGGCACAGTGGGAGCCCCACGAGTATCCTGCCAGTATGGAGCGCATGCAGAACTGGACACCCGATGAGTGCATCCCTGAGTTCTACACCGATCCTTCCATCTTCTGCTCCATCCACCCTGACATGCCTGACCTGGATGTGCCGGCCTGGTGCAGCTCTAGCCAGGAGTTCGTGGCTGCCCACCGGGCATTGCTGGAGAGCCATGAGGTGTCTCAGGACCTGCACCACTGGATTGATCTCACTTTTGGCTACAAACTCCAGGGCAAGGAGGCTGTGAAGGAGAAGAATGTGTGTCTGCACCTGGTCGATGCCCACACGCACCTGACCAGCTACGGCGTGGTGCAGCTCTTCGATCAGCCACACCCCCAGCGCCTGGCTGGAGCCCCTACCCTTACCCCGGAACCTCCACTCATTCCCAGGTTGTTACTCCAGACCATTCAGGAGAGCACAGGCCAGGAGGACTTCTCTGGACAGCTTACAAATGGGGTGGGCAGGCCAGTTTTGGAGGCCACTCCCTGTGAGGCTGGCTGGGCCAGAGACCGGCCCGGGGCAGGGGAGGATGACTTAGAACAGGCCACAGAAGCTCTGGATTCCATCTCTCTTGCTGGGAAAGCAGGTGACCAGCTAggcccctcttcttcctcctccgcTTCCTCCAGTCAAGCCCCCCCAGGCCTCCTGTCTTTTTCAGGGGCCTCAGCTTCTCGACCAGGCCGCAGGAACAAAGCTGCTGGTGCAGACCTTGGGGAAGGTGAGGAGGGCAAGATTCTTCTTCCAGAGGGCTTCAATCCTGTGCAGGCTCTGGAAGAGCTGGAGAAGCTGGGCAACTTCTTGACCAAAGGCCTAGGGGGCCGCTTGGAGGTGCCTGAGCAGTCCCAGGTCCAGCCACCTGTGCAGCTGCAGGTTCTCTTCCATCGGGACATGCAGGCGCTGGGTGTCCTGTTGGCAGAGATGGTGTTTGCCACAAGGGTCCGGACACTGCCACCGGATGCGCCTTTGTGGGTGCGCTTCGAGGCTGTTCGGGAGCTCTGTTCACGCTATCCCAAGGAGGTCCCGGTGTCTCTGCAGCCTGTGCTGGATATGCTTCTGCAGCTGAATGGCCCCGAAGGCCCCGTGGTTGCAAGGAGGGGCAAGCTGGGCCCACTGTTTGAGTACAGGCCCGTCTCCCAGGGATTGCCCCCACCCTGCCCGGCCCAGCTCCTCAGCCCCTTCAGCTCCGTGGTTCCCTTCCCTCCGTACTTCCCTGCACTGCACAAGTTCATCCTCCTGTACCAGGCAAGGCGTGTGGAGGACGAGGCCCAGGGGCGGGAGCTGGTCTTTGCTCTGTGGCAGCAACTGGGTGCAGTACTGAGTGACATCACCCCCGAGGGCCTGGAGATCCTGCTGCCTTTTGTCCTGTCACTCATGTCTGAGGAGCACACGGCCGTGTATTCGGCCTGGTACCTATTTGAACCCGTTGCCAAGGCACTGGGCCCCAAAAATGCTAATAAGTACCTGCTGAAGCCTCTCATTGGTGCCTATGAGAGCCCCTGCCGGCTCCATGGCCGCTTCTACCTGTACACTGACTGCTTTGTGGCCCAGCTGATGGTGCGGCTGGGCCTGCAGGCCTTCCTCATCCACCTGCTGCCCCACGTCCTACAGGTGCTGGCTGGGGGGGAGGCCTCCCAGGAGGAAAGCAAGGGCCTGGCGGGGGCTGCTGAGGATGAAGACAGTGGGCTCCTGGGGGGCAGGCCCAGCTCCTGTGCCTTTGGGGAGGAGATCCAGATGGATGGGGAGGCTGCCACCTCCTCGGGCCTGGGGCTCCTGGACTACACGTCTGGAGTCAGCTTCCATGACCAAGCCGACCTCCCTGAGACAGAGGACTTCCAGGCTGGGCTCTACGTGGCCGAATCTCCTCAGCCCCAGGAGGCTGAGGCTGTGAGCCTGGGCCGGCTGAGTGACAAGAGCAGCACCAGCGAGACCTCCCTGGGAGAGGAGCGGGCCGCAGATGAGGGCGCCCCCGTGGACAAAAGCAGCCTCAGGTCAGGCGACAGCAGCCAGGACTTGAAGCAAAGCGAAGGCtccgaggaggaagaggaagaggaaggctgtgtggtgttggaggaggaggagggggaaggggaacaAGATGAGGTCCCCGAGGCGTCTGAGCTCACCCTGTCTGACACCGTGCTGTCCATGGATACGGTTGTGGCTGATGGCGATGGGGCAGTTGGCGAGGAAGGCGAGGAGCCACTGACTGAGCAGTCGGAGGGCAAAGAACAGAAGATCCTTCTTG ACACGACCTGTAAGATGGTCCGCTGGCTGTCCGCCAAGCTCGGCCCCACGGTGGCCTCTCGTCACGTGGCCCGGAACCTGCTCCGCCTGCTCACGTCATGTTATGTTG GGCCCACCAGGCAGCAGTTCACGGTGAGCAGTGGTGAGAGCCCCCCGCTGAGTGCCGGCAACATCTACCAGAAGAGACCAGTGCTGGGCGATATCGTGTCGGGCCCTGTGCTCAGCTGCCTCCTCCACATCGCCCATCTGTATGGGGAACCCGTCCTCACCTACCAGTACCTGCCCTACATCAGCTACCTG GTGTCCCCAGGTagcaccccaggccccagtcGACTGAATAGCCGTAAGGAGGCGGGGCTGCTGGCAGCGGTGACTCTGGCACAGAAGATCATCGTGTACCTCTCAGACACCACGCTCATGGACATCCTGCCCCGCATCAGCCATGAGGTCTTGCTGCCCGTGCTCAGCTTCCTCACTTCCCTCGTCACGGG GTTCCCAAGTGGAGCCCAAGCCCGGACTGtcctgtgtgtgaaaaccatcagCCTCATCGCCCTCATCTGCCTGCGCATCGGACAGGAGATGGTCCAGCAGCACCTGAGCGAGCCCGTGGCCACCTTCTTTCGAGTCTTCTCTCAGCTGCACGAGCTTCGGCATCAG GATCTGAAGCTGGAGTCTGTGGGCCGCAGTGAGGGCCAGCTGCCAGAGGTGGTCTTCTCCGATGGGCAGCAGCGGCCAGTGGACCCCACCCTGCTGGACGAGCTGCAGAAGGTGTTCACCCTGGAGATGGCATACACAATCTACGTGCCCTTCTCCTGCCTGTTGG GTGACATCATCCGGAAAATCATCCCCAACCACGAGCTGGTGGGGGAGCTGGCGGGGCTGTATCTGGAGAGCATCAGCCCGAGCAGTCGCGGTCCTGCCAGCATGGAGCCCACCGTGCCAAGCACTGGCCCTGAGTGGGACCCCCAGGGTGGGGGCTGCCCCCAGGATGACGGCCACTCAGGGACCTTTGGGAGCGTCCTGGTTGGGAACCGCATCCAGGTCCCCGATGACTCCCAGCCTGAGAGCCCTGGCCCGCTGGGCCCCATCTCTGGGGTGGGCGGTGGGGGCCTCGGCAGCCAGAGCGAGGACAACGCGCTGAAGCGGGAGCTGCCACGGAGCGCCCACGGGCTGAGCGGGAACTGGCTGGCCTACTGGCAGTACGAGATTGGCGTAAGCCAGCAGGACGCCCACTTCCACTTCCATCAGATCCGCCTGCAGAGCTTCCCTGGCCACGCGGGGGCCGTCAAGTGCCTGGTGCCCCTGAGCAGTGAGGACTTCTTCCTGAGTGGCAGCAAGGACCGCACTGTGCGCCTCTGGCCGCTCTACAACTCTGGGGACGGCACCAGTGAAACAGCCCCACGCCTGGTCTATGCCCAGCACCGCAAGAGTGTCTTCTTTGTGGGCCAGCTTGAGGCCCCGCAGTGTGTGGTGAGCTGTGACGGGGCTGTGCACATCTGGGACCCCTTCACAG GGAAGACCCTTCGCACAGTGGAGCCGTCAGACAGCCGGGTGCCCCTGACCGCAGTGGCTGTCATGCCTGCCCCCCACACCAGCATCACCATGGCCAGCTCTGACTCGACCCTGCGCTTTGTGGACTGCAGGAAGCCTGGCCTGCAG CATGAGTTCCGCCTGAGCAGCGGGTTGAACCCTGGGCTCGTCCGCTCCCTGGCTGTCAGCCCCAGTGGCCGGAGTGTCGTGGCTGGCTTCTCCTCAGGCTTCATGGTGCTCCTGGACACCCGTACGGGCCTGGTTCTGCGTGGCTGGCCTGCCCATGAAGGGGACATTCTGCAGATCAAG GCGGTGGAGGGCAGTGTCCTGGTCAGCTCCTCCTCTGACCATTCCTTGACTGTCTGGAAGGAGCTGGAGCAGAAGCCCACGCATCACTACAAGTCAGCATCCGACCCTATCCACACTTTCGACTTGTATGGCAGCGAGGTGGTCACCGGCACTGTGGCCAACAAGATCGGCGTCTGTTCCCTGCTTGACCCGCCTTCCCAAGCCACCACCAAGCTCAGCTCTGAGAACTTCCGTGGCACCCTCACCAGCTTGGCCTTGCTGCCCACCAGGCGTCACCTCCTGCTGGGCTCAGACAATGGGGTCGTCCGCCTCCTGGCATAG
- the SERPINF2 gene encoding alpha-2-antiplasmin isoform X3, which yields MALLWGLLVLSLSCMRGPCSVFSPVGAMEPLGQQELGGKTAWKKAPGDCKEAPTPEQTHRLAQAMMAFTTDLFSLVAQNSTRPNLILSPLSVALALSHLALGAQNQTLQRLQQVLHADSGPCLPHLLSRLCQDLGPGAFRLAARMYLQKGFRIKEDFVEQSEQLFGAKPVSLTGRKEDDLANINQWVKEATEGKIEDFLSDLSDGTVLLLLNAIHFQGFWRSKFDPNLTQRDTFHLDEQFTVPVDMMQARSYPLRWFLLEQPEMQVAHFPFKNNMSFVVIVPTHFEWNVSQVLANLSWDILHQPLLRERPTKVQLPRLHLKYQLDLEATLSQLGLQELFQAPDLSGISDESLVVSSVQHQSTLELSEAGVEAAAATSTAMSRMSLSAFSVNRPFLFLILEDTMSLPLFVGSVRNPNPGAQPERKEQQDSPDNRDSFQNEKSFSLEDKPFGPDLKLAPPLEEDYPQPSSPK from the exons ATGGCGCTGCTCTGGGGGCTCCTGGTGCTCAGCTTGTCCTGCATGCGAGGCCCCTGCTCAGTG TTCTCTCCTGTGGGCGCCATGGAACCCTTGGGCCAGCAG GAGCTGGGGGGCAAGACTGCCTGGAAGAAGGCCCCAGGAGACTGCAAGGAGGCTCCAACCCCGGAGCAGACCCACAGGCTGGCCCAGGCCATGATGGCATTCACGACAGATCTGTTTTCCTTGGTGGCCCAAAACTCCACCAGGCCCAACCTCATCCTATCGCCCCTGAGTGTGGCCCTGGCACTGTCTCACCTGGCACTAG GTGCTCAGAACCAAACGCTGCAGAGGCTGCAGCAGGTGCTGCATGCAGATTCggggccctgcctccctcacctgcTCAGCCGCCTCTGCCAGGACCTGGGTCCTGGGGCATTCCGACTGGCTGCCAGAATGTACCTGCAGAAAG GATTCCGCATCAAAGAGGACTTCGTGGAGCAGTCAGAGCAGCTCTTTGGTGCAAAGCCTGTGAGCCTGACGGGGAGGAAGGAGGATGACCTGGCGAACATCAACCAATGGGTGAAGGAGGCCACAGAGGGGAAGATTGAGGATTTCCTCTCAGACCTGTCAGATGGCACAGTGTTGCTTCTGCTCAACGCCATCCACTTCCAGG GCTTCTGGAGGAGCAAGTTCGACCCAAATCTCACCCAGAGAGATACTTTTCACCTGGACGAGCAGTTCACGGTGCCGGTGGACATGATGCAAGCCCGCTCATACCCACTGCGCTGGTTCCTGCTGGAGCAGCCTGAGATGCAG GTGGCTCATTTCCCCTTTAAGAACAACATGAGCTTTGTGGTCATCGTGCCCACCCACTTCGAGTGGAATGTGTCCCAGGTGCTGGCCAACCTGAGCTGGGACATCCTGCACCAGCCCTTGCTGCGGGAGAGGCCCACCAAGGTCCAGCTGCCTAGGCTGCATCTGAAATACCAGCTGGACCTGGAGGCCACCCTCAGCCAGCTGG GCCTGCAGGAGCTGTTCCAGGCCCCTGACCTGAGTGGGATCTCGGACGAGAGTCTGGTGGTATCTAGTGTGCAGCATCAGTCCACACTGGAGCTCAGTGAGGCTGGCGTGGAGGCAGCCGCGGCAACCAGCACTGCCATGTCCCGCATGTCCCTCTCTGCCTTCAGCGTGAACCgcccctttctcttcctcatcctcGAGGACACCATGAGCCTGCCACTCTTTGTGGGCAGCGTGAGGAACCCCAACCCTGGTGCGCAGCCAGAGCGCAAGGAGCAGCAGGACTCCCCTGACAACAGGGATTCCTTCCAGAATGAGAAATCCTTCTCCCTCGAAGACAAGCCCTTTGGCCCTGACTTGAAACTCGCACCCCCCTTGGAGGAGGATTACCCTCAACCTAGCAGCCCCAAGTGA
- the SERPINF2 gene encoding alpha-2-antiplasmin isoform X2, which produces MALLWGLLVLSLSCMRGPCSVFSPVGAMEPLGQQLMSGQTQEKLPPLFLLKLGKQELGGKTAWKKAPGDCKEAPTPEQTHRLAQAMMAFTTDLFSLVAQNSTRPNLILSPLSVALALSHLALGAQNQTLQRLQQVLHADSGPCLPHLLSRLCQDLGPGAFRLAARMYLQKGFRIKEDFVEQSEQLFGAKPVSLTGRKEDDLANINQWVKEATEGKIEDFLSDLSDGTVLLLLNAIHFQGFWRSKFDPNLTQRDTFHLDEQFTVPVDMMQARSYPLRWFLLEQPEMQVAHFPFKNNMSFVVIVPTHFEWNVSQVLANLSWDILHQPLLRERPTKVQLPRLHLKYQLDLEATLSQLGLQELFQAPDLSGISDESLVVSSVQHQSTLELSEAGVEAAAATSTAMSRMSLSAFSVNRPFLFLILEDTMSLPLFVGSVRNPNPGAQPERKEQQDSPDNRDSFQNEKSFSLEDKPFGPDLKLAPPLEEDYPQPSSPK; this is translated from the exons ATGGCGCTGCTCTGGGGGCTCCTGGTGCTCAGCTTGTCCTGCATGCGAGGCCCCTGCTCAGTG TTCTCTCCTGTGGGCGCCATGGAACCCTTGGGCCAGCAG TTAATGAGCGGGCAGACCCAGGAGAAACTGCCCCCACTTTTCCTCCTCAAGTTGGGCAAACAG GAGCTGGGGGGCAAGACTGCCTGGAAGAAGGCCCCAGGAGACTGCAAGGAGGCTCCAACCCCGGAGCAGACCCACAGGCTGGCCCAGGCCATGATGGCATTCACGACAGATCTGTTTTCCTTGGTGGCCCAAAACTCCACCAGGCCCAACCTCATCCTATCGCCCCTGAGTGTGGCCCTGGCACTGTCTCACCTGGCACTAG GTGCTCAGAACCAAACGCTGCAGAGGCTGCAGCAGGTGCTGCATGCAGATTCggggccctgcctccctcacctgcTCAGCCGCCTCTGCCAGGACCTGGGTCCTGGGGCATTCCGACTGGCTGCCAGAATGTACCTGCAGAAAG GATTCCGCATCAAAGAGGACTTCGTGGAGCAGTCAGAGCAGCTCTTTGGTGCAAAGCCTGTGAGCCTGACGGGGAGGAAGGAGGATGACCTGGCGAACATCAACCAATGGGTGAAGGAGGCCACAGAGGGGAAGATTGAGGATTTCCTCTCAGACCTGTCAGATGGCACAGTGTTGCTTCTGCTCAACGCCATCCACTTCCAGG GCTTCTGGAGGAGCAAGTTCGACCCAAATCTCACCCAGAGAGATACTTTTCACCTGGACGAGCAGTTCACGGTGCCGGTGGACATGATGCAAGCCCGCTCATACCCACTGCGCTGGTTCCTGCTGGAGCAGCCTGAGATGCAG GTGGCTCATTTCCCCTTTAAGAACAACATGAGCTTTGTGGTCATCGTGCCCACCCACTTCGAGTGGAATGTGTCCCAGGTGCTGGCCAACCTGAGCTGGGACATCCTGCACCAGCCCTTGCTGCGGGAGAGGCCCACCAAGGTCCAGCTGCCTAGGCTGCATCTGAAATACCAGCTGGACCTGGAGGCCACCCTCAGCCAGCTGG GCCTGCAGGAGCTGTTCCAGGCCCCTGACCTGAGTGGGATCTCGGACGAGAGTCTGGTGGTATCTAGTGTGCAGCATCAGTCCACACTGGAGCTCAGTGAGGCTGGCGTGGAGGCAGCCGCGGCAACCAGCACTGCCATGTCCCGCATGTCCCTCTCTGCCTTCAGCGTGAACCgcccctttctcttcctcatcctcGAGGACACCATGAGCCTGCCACTCTTTGTGGGCAGCGTGAGGAACCCCAACCCTGGTGCGCAGCCAGAGCGCAAGGAGCAGCAGGACTCCCCTGACAACAGGGATTCCTTCCAGAATGAGAAATCCTTCTCCCTCGAAGACAAGCCCTTTGGCCCTGACTTGAAACTCGCACCCCCCTTGGAGGAGGATTACCCTCAACCTAGCAGCCCCAAGTGA